Within the Longimicrobiaceae bacterium genome, the region TCCGTCGCGGCTTGCTGACTCCCTTCAGACGGCCTTTTCCGAGGGGGAAGGGGAGGCGGTGGTCGTTCCGGTGGGTGGAGAGCGGCTGCGCTTCACCGAGAGCTTTCGCTGTCCCGAGCACCCGGAAATCGCCTTCGCTACTCCCACGCCGCAGCTCTTCTCCTTCAACAACCCCTATGGCTCCTGCCCGGAGTGCACGGGTTTCGGCGCGGTCCTCACCTACGACCCGGAGCTGATCGTCCCGAACGAGTCTCGCAGCCTGCGCGAGGGGGCGGTCGACCCCTGGTCGAAGCCGCGGTACGAGCCACGCCGCGCGCGACTGGCCGAGTTCGCTCGAAGGGAAGGGGTTTCGCTGGATGCGCCCTGGGCCACGCTTCCGGAGAGCTTCCGTCATGCGGTTATCTACGGGGCGCCAGGATTCCAGGGAGTGATCCCTTTCCTCACCGCACTCGAGGAGAAGCGCTACAAGCAGTACATCCGGGTCTTCCTGCGCCAGTACCAGAGCGCGCTGCCATGCCCCGTCTGCAACGGGACGAAGCTGCGCCGCGAAGCACTATGGGTGAAGGTCGCCGGGCAATCCATCTCCGAGGTTGCGCAGATGCCGATCAGCGAGCTGCGCACCTGGATCGAGCGGCTGCAGCCCGACCAGCCGCTGGTGGATGGGCAGGAAGCCCCGACCGCGATCCCCGTCCCCGATGCACTCTACCGGGAGCTCCGCTCGCGGGTGGGCTTCCTGGCCGACGTCGGTCTTGGCTACCTGACCCTCGACCGGCAGACCCGGACCCTCTCCGGGGGAGAGGCGCAGCGGATCTCTCTGGCGAACGCGCTGGGAAGCCGCCTGGTGGACACCCTCTACGTCCTGGACGAGCCCACCATCGGGCTTCACCCGGCCGACAACGAGCGCCTGCTCGCCCTGCTCGCACGTCTTCGCGACAGCGGCAACAGCGTGCTGGTGGTGGAGCACGATCCCGACGCGATGCGGATGGCGGACTATCTGGTGGAGCTGGGACCCGGCAGCGGCGAGCGCGGCGGCGAGATCGTTTTCCAGGGCTCGCTCGAAGAGATGCAGCGTGCCGACACTCTGACCGGCCGCTATCTCTCGGGCGTCGAGGAGATTCCCGTTCCCGAAAAGCGCAGGCCGGTGAACGGACCGCGGCTTCGGCTCGTCGGCGCCACGGAGCACAACCTGAAGGATGTGACCGTGGAGATCCCGTTCCGGGCGATGACCGTGGTCACCGGGGTCTCCGGTTCGGGGAAGTCGACCCTCGTACACGACGTGCTCTACCGCGCCCTCGAGCGCGAGCTCTCGGGAGGGGAGACCAGCGCCAAGCGGCACCTTGGCGAGACGGTGGGGGCGTACCGTGAGCTTTCCGGTGCGTCGCGGTTCCGCGAGGTCGTGCGGGTGGACCAATCACCAATCGGTCGCAGTTCCCGATCCAATCCGGTGACCTACATCAAGGCGTACGACGAGCTGCGCAGGATCTTCGCGAACCTGCCGGAGTCGCGTGCACGGGGATACACCGCCGGCAGCTTCTCCTTCAACGTGGCCGGCGGCCGTTGCGAGGCATGCAAAGGCGAGGGGACGGTGCAGGTGGAGATGGTCTTCATGGCCGACGTATACGTCCCCTGCGAGATCTGCGGCGGCAAGCGCTTCAAGCCCGAGATCCTCGAAGTGCGCTATCGCGGGAAGAACATTGCTGAGGTGCTGGATCTGACAGTCGACGAGGCGATTCGCTTCTTCCTGCACGAGGATCGGCTTGGCCAGGCGCTCTGGCACCTGCAGCAGGTGGGGCTGGGATACCTCCGGCTGGGGCAGCCCGCGCCGACCCTCTCGGGTGGCGAGGCACAGCGCATCAAGATCGCGCGCGAGTTGGCGCTCGGCGCGCGGCGTAGCGGGCGCAAGCTCTACCTGCTCGACGAGCCGACGACCGGTCTGCACCCGGACGACATCCGGCAGCTTCTGAGGGTTCTTTCCGACCTGGTGGATGCCGGTCACACGGTCGTTCTCATCGAGCACAACCTCGACGTGATCAAGACGGCTGACTGGATCATCGATCTCGGCCCGGGTGCGGGACCGGAAGGCGGGAGGGTGGTGGCCATGGGTCCGCCCGAGGAGGTGGCCGAGACGGAGGGGAGTCTGACGGGCGCCTACCTTCAGCGGGTGTTGCG harbors:
- the uvrA gene encoding excinuclease ABC subunit UvrA, whose amino-acid sequence is MNFISVRGARQHNLKNLDLDLPRRAFVVVTGPSGSGKSSLAFDTIYAEGQRRYVESLSTYAKQFLDRMEKPDVDRVDGISPAVAIEQRNPTKTSRSTVGTATEVYDYLRLLWARTGRTRCPECGRDVRPDTVQSATDRVLALPDGTRVMVTFPLPRSARVTHKLVVDNLRALGFVRVLADKREVHLEELDEGEDLTQPAELLVVVDRLRLPLEDPSRLADSLQTAFSEGEGEAVVVPVGGERLRFTESFRCPEHPEIAFATPTPQLFSFNNPYGSCPECTGFGAVLTYDPELIVPNESRSLREGAVDPWSKPRYEPRRARLAEFARREGVSLDAPWATLPESFRHAVIYGAPGFQGVIPFLTALEEKRYKQYIRVFLRQYQSALPCPVCNGTKLRREALWVKVAGQSISEVAQMPISELRTWIERLQPDQPLVDGQEAPTAIPVPDALYRELRSRVGFLADVGLGYLTLDRQTRTLSGGEAQRISLANALGSRLVDTLYVLDEPTIGLHPADNERLLALLARLRDSGNSVLVVEHDPDAMRMADYLVELGPGSGERGGEIVFQGSLEEMQRADTLTGRYLSGVEEIPVPEKRRPVNGPRLRLVGATEHNLKDVTVEIPFRAMTVVTGVSGSGKSTLVHDVLYRALERELSGGETSAKRHLGETVGAYRELSGASRFREVVRVDQSPIGRSSRSNPVTYIKAYDELRRIFANLPESRARGYTAGSFSFNVAGGRCEACKGEGTVQVEMVFMADVYVPCEICGGKRFKPEILEVRYRGKNIAEVLDLTVDEAIRFFLHEDRLGQALWHLQQVGLGYLRLGQPAPTLSGGEAQRIKIARELALGARRSGRKLYLLDEPTTGLHPDDIRQLLRVLSDLVDAGHTVVLIEHNLDVIKTADWIIDLGPGAGPEGGRVVAMGPPEEVAETEGSLTGAYLQRVLRGEPAGAGRG